A single Halarcobacter anaerophilus DNA region contains:
- a CDS encoding HP0268 family nuclease encodes MELLFARNELSEKPKKVQLDKIKEELQKDGEKIFYFDRDNSHKDMMSLVDSLEDEGYNVYFREVKYGLADDEYMYEVHAL; translated from the coding sequence ATGGAATTATTATTCGCAAGAAATGAACTAAGTGAAAAACCGAAAAAAGTTCAACTTGACAAAATAAAAGAAGAGTTACAAAAAGATGGGGAAAAGATATTTTATTTTGACAGAGATAACTCTCACAAAGATATGATGTCATTAGTAGACTCTTTAGAGGATGAAGGTTACAATGTTTACTTTAGAGAGGTAAAATACGGACTTGCAGATGATGAGTATATGTATGAGGTTCATGCTCTGTAA
- the nusA gene encoding transcription termination factor NusA, translating into MDKIIDILDSIAYEKGLKIEDVENALKEALIKTAEKMVDPTLKFDAEIDRPNKKLELFQKIEVVPNDDERLKEDGVDEYNNVISKENYISIDEAKKIDESLEIGDFVNYDLEFENMGRNAATILHNNFEYRVQRFLEESLLSKYKNKIGKTISGSVTRVDRQENTFVEIGEVRGMLPRKSRIKGEFFKVGDTVKAVVRGVNIDKTNGLIVEISRTSPKFLESLLRSEVPELKDEIIIIEASARIPGSRAKIALSTTDANVDPIGSIVGVKGVRIGAVSKQLNGENIDCVEYSPIPEMFIARALSPAIISSVKIEKAAEGNEKGKAIVTIPHDQKSKAIGKSGLNIRLASMLTKYDIELKEIGGTATIGSDSQEQEKITDTASLEALFK; encoded by the coding sequence ATGGATAAAATTATAGATATTTTAGATTCTATTGCCTATGAAAAAGGCTTAAAAATTGAAGATGTTGAAAATGCACTAAAAGAAGCATTAATAAAAACTGCCGAAAAAATGGTGGACCCTACTCTAAAATTCGATGCAGAGATTGATAGACCAAATAAAAAATTGGAACTATTTCAAAAAATAGAAGTAGTACCTAATGATGATGAAAGATTAAAAGAAGACGGCGTTGATGAATACAATAATGTCATCAGCAAAGAGAACTATATTTCAATAGACGAAGCGAAAAAAATTGATGAAAGTTTAGAGATCGGAGACTTTGTAAACTATGATTTAGAGTTTGAAAACATGGGTAGAAACGCTGCAACAATTCTACACAATAATTTTGAATATAGAGTACAAAGATTCTTAGAAGAGTCTCTTCTTAGCAAATATAAAAATAAAATCGGAAAAACAATAAGCGGAAGCGTAACAAGAGTCGATAGACAAGAAAATACTTTTGTCGAAATCGGAGAAGTAAGAGGTATGCTTCCAAGAAAAAGCAGAATAAAAGGTGAATTTTTTAAAGTCGGAGATACTGTAAAAGCAGTTGTAAGAGGAGTAAATATTGATAAAACAAACGGTTTAATCGTTGAGATATCAAGAACAAGCCCTAAATTCTTAGAATCACTTCTAAGATCTGAAGTTCCTGAATTAAAAGATGAAATTATAATTATAGAAGCAAGTGCAAGAATTCCAGGAAGCAGAGCTAAAATTGCCCTTTCTACGACAGATGCTAATGTAGATCCTATAGGTTCTATTGTAGGAGTAAAAGGAGTTAGAATAGGAGCTGTTTCAAAACAATTAAACGGAGAAAATATCGACTGCGTTGAGTATTCTCCAATTCCTGAAATGTTTATTGCAAGAGCTTTAAGTCCTGCAATTATCAGCAGTGTTAAAATTGAAAAAGCTGCCGAAGGTAATGAAAAAGGAAAAGCGATAGTTACGATTCCACATGACCAAAAATCTAAAGCAATAGGGAAGTCGGGACTTAATATCAGATTAGCATCAATGCTTACAAAATACGATATTGAGTTAAAAGAGATTGGTGGAACGGCAACTATAGGAAGTGATTCTCAAGAACAAGAGAAAATAACAGATACTGCAAGTTTAGAGGCACTATTTAAATAA
- the cysS gene encoding cysteine--tRNA ligase: MAQLTIFDSVKKEKVPFEPIKEKEVKVYVCGPTVYDDSHLGHARSAIAFDLLHRVLKADGYNVTMTKNFTDIDDKIIKKMNESNRSLEDITTEYINAYKKDMQSLNILPNTLEPKATQNLQIMIDMIEDLMKKDVAYKISDGVYFDVSKDSQYGTLSHRASDGNSIARVESNEEKRNPSDFALWKFEKTNDVAFDSPFGRGRPGWHIECSAMINKHLAYKDEPYQIDIHGGGADLLFPHHENEAAQTRCSTNASLAKYWMHNGFVTINGEKMSKSLDNSFFLKDILKSYSGEVVRFYLLTAQYRANFNFNEEDLISSKKRLDKLYRVKKRVYGLGKSSVNKEFKSDLLDALNDDLNTPKAISIVDEYINKANETLDKEPKNKNFKKELVSTLEFINELLGIGFEDAYKYFQFGISKKEIENIENLISQRNEAKKEKDFETADKIRNEITKLGISIMDTPNGVVWEKL, translated from the coding sequence ATGGCACAATTAACTATATTTGATTCGGTAAAAAAAGAGAAAGTTCCTTTTGAACCAATAAAAGAAAAAGAAGTAAAAGTCTATGTTTGCGGACCTACTGTTTATGATGATTCTCATTTAGGTCATGCAAGAAGTGCAATAGCTTTTGATCTTCTACATAGAGTATTAAAAGCTGACGGTTACAATGTAACTATGACAAAAAATTTTACTGATATTGATGATAAAATTATCAAAAAAATGAATGAATCAAATAGAAGTTTGGAAGATATTACAACTGAATATATTAATGCCTATAAAAAAGATATGCAAAGTCTTAATATATTGCCCAATACCTTAGAGCCTAAAGCAACGCAAAATCTTCAAATTATGATTGATATGATTGAAGATTTGATGAAAAAAGATGTAGCCTACAAGATCTCAGACGGTGTATATTTTGACGTATCAAAAGATTCTCAATACGGAACTCTTTCTCATAGGGCAAGTGATGGGAACTCTATTGCCAGAGTTGAATCAAATGAAGAGAAAAGAAATCCAAGCGATTTCGCCCTTTGGAAATTTGAAAAAACAAACGACGTAGCTTTTGATTCTCCTTTTGGAAGAGGAAGACCGGGTTGGCATATTGAATGTAGTGCAATGATAAACAAACATTTAGCCTATAAAGATGAGCCTTATCAAATAGATATTCACGGCGGTGGAGCCGATTTGCTTTTTCCTCACCATGAAAACGAAGCGGCACAAACCAGATGTTCTACAAATGCCTCTTTGGCAAAATATTGGATGCACAACGGTTTTGTAACAATTAACGGTGAGAAGATGAGTAAATCTTTGGATAACTCATTTTTTCTAAAAGATATACTTAAATCGTATTCGGGAGAGGTTGTAAGATTTTATCTTCTAACAGCCCAATACAGAGCAAACTTTAACTTCAATGAAGAGGATTTAATCTCTTCTAAAAAAAGATTGGATAAGTTATATAGAGTTAAAAAAAGAGTTTACGGTTTAGGTAAAAGTTCTGTAAATAAAGAGTTTAAAAGTGATTTATTAGATGCTTTAAATGATGATTTAAATACACCTAAAGCTATATCTATAGTCGATGAGTACATAAACAAAGCAAATGAGACTTTAGATAAAGAACCAAAAAACAAAAACTTTAAAAAAGAGCTTGTTTCAACATTAGAGTTTATAAATGAGCTTTTGGGCATCGGGTTTGAAGATGCTTATAAATATTTTCAATTTGGAATAAGCAAAAAAGAGATTGAAAATATAGAGAATTTGATTTCACAAAGAAATGAGGCAAAAAAAGAGAAAGATTTTGAAACTGCCGATAAAATCAGAAATGAAATTACAAAACTCGGAATTTCTATTATGGATACACCAAACGGGGTTGTTTGGGAAAAACTTTAG
- a CDS encoding MFS transporter, with protein sequence MTEQNKFSIMTISSLFFAITFLAIGYGMILTFIGVYLKELHVNDFMIGFINASFFLGAICSSIFSQSIISTVGHIRSFAAFASIMVISFLMHSVFFNEYLWAFLRFVSGFSFYSLLIIIESWLNEKSTQEARGKVLSIYVIIFYLSTAIGQLFLNLDEHLKHSIFTIGSVLILFSILFISLTKIKEPQIEPFEHYSFPRVYSVIPLATTSSFIGGFYVGAFFTMAPVFILTKYNSVEVVSYFMLISILGGLVSQWPIGAVSDKIGRRKVISFVSFVTALTSLLFLFIGEDIKTLYICGFLLGLTIFTVYPLGVARANDVLDENNKNLVEISRTLLFTYGMGSFVAPLIIGFLLKYYDNAIFAIFFLLGIYLTFYALSKKRVADDDMSTFVNIPVASGAELPTLDPRTDDEEQTNS encoded by the coding sequence ATGACAGAACAAAACAAATTCTCTATTATGACAATTTCATCTCTGTTTTTTGCTATTACTTTTTTAGCAATCGGTTACGGGATGATTCTCACTTTTATAGGTGTTTACTTAAAAGAACTGCATGTAAATGATTTTATGATAGGTTTTATTAATGCCTCTTTCTTTTTAGGTGCTATCTGCTCTTCAATTTTTAGCCAAAGTATTATTTCAACCGTGGGACATATAAGAAGTTTTGCGGCATTTGCATCAATAATGGTAATCTCATTTTTAATGCATTCCGTATTTTTTAATGAATATTTATGGGCTTTTTTAAGATTTGTATCGGGATTCTCTTTTTACAGCTTGTTAATTATAATAGAAAGCTGGTTAAATGAAAAAAGTACGCAAGAAGCTAGAGGAAAAGTCCTTTCCATATATGTTATTATTTTTTATCTCTCAACAGCAATAGGTCAACTTTTTTTAAACCTTGATGAACATTTAAAACATTCAATTTTTACAATTGGTTCCGTTCTTATTCTTTTTTCTATTCTATTTATCTCTCTAACAAAAATAAAAGAACCTCAAATAGAACCATTTGAACACTACTCTTTTCCTAGAGTCTATTCTGTAATACCTCTTGCAACAACTTCAAGTTTTATAGGAGGATTTTACGTGGGAGCTTTTTTTACTATGGCTCCTGTTTTTATTTTAACAAAATATAACTCTGTTGAAGTAGTTTCATATTTTATGCTTATCTCTATTTTAGGAGGACTTGTTTCTCAATGGCCAATCGGTGCCGTTTCAGATAAAATAGGAAGAAGAAAAGTAATCTCTTTTGTCTCTTTTGTTACGGCATTAACCTCTTTGCTTTTTTTATTTATAGGAGAAGATATAAAGACCTTATATATCTGCGGTTTTTTATTAGGCCTTACAATCTTTACCGTATATCCCTTGGGAGTTGCAAGGGCAAATGATGTTTTAGATGAAAACAATAAAAATTTAGTAGAGATTAGCAGAACTCTTCTTTTCACCTATGGAATGGGATCTTTCGTTGCACCTCTTATAATAGGGTTTTTACTTAAATATTACGATAATGCAATTTTTGCGATATTTTTTCTTTTGGGAATATATTTGACTTTTTATGCTTTATCTAAGAAAAGAGTTGCAGATGATGATATGAGTACCTTCGTTAATATTCCGGTAGCCTCAGGGGCAGAACTGCCTACACTTGATCCAAGAACGGATGATGAGGAACAAACAAATAGTTAA
- a CDS encoding ABC transporter ATP-binding protein, with the protein MIGVSVKNFSVAFGNTKILENINFDVKQGEIVTILGPSGCGKSTILRSIASLHEDYDGDIFINDHCLINNGKKECHKDIGYIFQDYALFPHLNVKQNIEFALYNLKSNQKQKRVDKLLKQFDLVEHRNKQIHELSGGQQQRVSIARVLAYEPKVLLLDEPFSNLDTILRNKTKIWLKKLIKELNLSAILVTHDQKEALSMSDRIAIINNKRVEQFGTPQELYTKPKSLYVANFLNKINVLPNLLLESLNIKISSENVGIIPIGKVEVSNAISTIKAAILDVSFCGDYYELNISLKEYENMEMTVQVKSMQALENKKECYLNLNNEDIKIVRKNI; encoded by the coding sequence ATGATAGGTGTTAGCGTAAAAAATTTCTCAGTTGCTTTTGGAAATACAAAGATTTTGGAAAATATCAATTTTGACGTAAAGCAAGGAGAGATTGTAACAATTTTAGGACCAAGCGGCTGCGGTAAAAGTACCATTTTAAGAAGTATAGCTTCGTTACATGAAGATTACGACGGGGATATTTTTATAAACGATCACTGTTTGATAAATAACGGTAAAAAAGAGTGTCATAAAGATATTGGGTATATTTTCCAAGATTATGCACTTTTCCCCCATTTAAACGTAAAACAAAATATTGAATTTGCTCTTTATAATTTAAAATCCAATCAAAAACAAAAAAGAGTAGATAAACTTTTAAAACAGTTTGATTTGGTAGAACATAGAAATAAGCAGATACATGAGTTAAGCGGAGGACAACAACAAAGAGTCTCTATTGCAAGAGTTTTGGCGTATGAACCTAAAGTTTTACTTCTTGATGAACCTTTTTCAAATCTGGATACGATTTTAAGAAATAAAACGAAAATTTGGTTGAAAAAATTAATTAAAGAGTTAAATCTTAGTGCAATTTTAGTAACTCATGATCAAAAAGAGGCATTAAGTATGTCCGATAGAATAGCAATTATCAATAATAAAAGAGTTGAACAATTCGGTACTCCCCAAGAGCTTTATACCAAACCTAAATCTTTATATGTGGCAAATTTTTTAAATAAAATAAATGTTCTGCCAAACTTGTTATTAGAAAGTTTAAATATTAAAATAAGCAGTGAAAATGTGGGAATAATTCCTATTGGAAAAGTAGAAGTTTCAAATGCAATTAGTACGATTAAAGCTGCAATTTTGGATGTCTCTTTTTGCGGTGATTATTATGAATTGAACATCTCTTTAAAAGAGTATGAAAATATGGAAATGACCGTACAGGTGAAATCAATGCAAGCTTTGGAAAATAAAAAAGAGTGCTACTTAAACTTAAATAATGAAGATATAAAAATAGTAAGAAAAAATATATAA
- a CDS encoding ABC transporter permease, which produces MKIFNKLTISSVLLTLLISTPALILVSNIFSSSKNWEHLVHTVLFEYIFNSLYIMVGVAVLTSIMGFSTAYVTTFFKFSGSRFFHYASILPFAMPTYIISYIYGGMFDITGTVTTFILDLFEKRLDEVYFFDIMSIEGAIIVMSLVLYPYVYLISKTYLKAESSSIIDASKTMGLSNFQIFYKVIIPISRPAIVAGVILAVMEAVADFGVMDYYGVSTFVTGIFRTWLGMGSVEDASKLASMLMLFIFLLIFLERFQRRNRKYKSSGKDFKPITKEKLSKTGNIIAFLVCFIPFFFGFLLPFTQMSYWFYISYEDIIDESFLTVLIQTLSLGIFSSILITILAFIITYNVRVHKNKIAENLVQISKLGYSIPGAVVAVGILSFFSLVDKSLNILISGTVLAIIFGYVVRFIAVSINNYEAGFSKIPQTYDDACKTMQIGGFQTFFKMILPLIKGSMTASFIIVFIEVVKELPLTMILRPFNFDTLPVMSHELVTQSQIIESSVPAMFIVLLGIVSVILLARKMVKD; this is translated from the coding sequence TTGAAGATTTTTAATAAATTAACAATAAGCAGCGTACTTTTAACGCTGCTTATTTCAACGCCTGCACTTATTCTTGTCTCTAATATATTTTCAAGCAGCAAAAACTGGGAACATCTGGTTCATACCGTACTTTTTGAATATATATTTAATTCTTTGTATATTATGGTAGGAGTTGCGGTTTTAACTTCAATAATGGGATTTTCAACTGCTTATGTTACGACTTTTTTTAAGTTCAGCGGTTCTAGGTTTTTTCATTATGCTTCAATCCTTCCTTTTGCAATGCCTACTTATATTATTTCATATATTTACGGAGGAATGTTTGATATAACGGGAACCGTTACAACTTTTATACTGGATCTCTTTGAAAAAAGATTGGATGAAGTCTATTTTTTTGATATTATGTCCATTGAAGGCGCTATTATAGTGATGTCTTTAGTTCTATATCCATATGTATATTTGATTTCCAAAACATATTTAAAAGCTGAATCTTCATCAATAATTGATGCTTCAAAAACTATGGGATTAAGTAATTTCCAAATTTTTTATAAAGTGATTATTCCTATTTCAAGACCTGCTATAGTTGCAGGTGTTATTTTGGCAGTTATGGAAGCAGTTGCAGATTTCGGAGTTATGGATTATTACGGAGTTTCAACTTTTGTTACGGGTATTTTTAGAACTTGGTTAGGCATGGGAAGTGTAGAAGATGCCTCAAAATTGGCTTCAATGCTTATGCTTTTTATTTTTCTGCTTATTTTTTTAGAGAGATTTCAAAGAAGAAACCGAAAATATAAAAGCAGCGGAAAAGATTTTAAACCTATTACAAAAGAGAAATTAAGCAAAACAGGAAATATTATCGCTTTTTTGGTCTGTTTCATCCCTTTCTTTTTTGGGTTTTTACTCCCTTTTACTCAGATGAGTTATTGGTTTTATATCTCATATGAAGATATAATTGACGAGAGTTTTTTAACTGTTTTGATTCAAACTCTCTCTTTGGGGATTTTTAGTTCAATTCTTATTACGATATTGGCATTTATAATAACCTATAATGTAAGAGTTCATAAAAATAAAATAGCAGAAAATTTGGTACAAATCTCAAAACTGGGATACTCAATTCCCGGAGCTGTTGTAGCAGTGGGAATTTTAAGCTTTTTTTCATTGGTTGATAAATCTTTGAATATCTTAATAAGCGGAACGGTATTAGCAATTATTTTCGGATATGTAGTAAGATTTATTGCTGTTTCTATAAATAATTATGAAGCAGGTTTCAGCAAAATACCCCAAACTTATGATGATGCTTGTAAAACGATGCAAATAGGTGGTTTTCAAACTTTTTTTAAAATGATTCTGCCTTTAATCAAAGGCTCAATGACGGCAAGTTTTATTATTGTTTTTATTGAAGTGGTAAAAGAGCTTCCTCTTACAATGATATTAAGACCGTTTAATTTTGATACTCTTCCAGTAATGTCCCATGAACTAGTAACTCAGTCTCAAATAATTGAGTCAAGTGTTCCTGCTATGTTTATTGTTCTTTTAGGAATTGTATCTGTAATTTTATTGGCAAGAAAAATGGTGAAGGATTAA
- a CDS encoding Fe(3+) ABC transporter substrate-binding protein: protein MLKRLILGAILLSSSIFASSEVNVYSHRHYDTDKQLFKMFEEKTRIKVNVVKADANALIKRLSSEGKNSPADVLITVDAGRLYQAKQKGLLQPIDSEYLNKNIPEKLRDEDKQWFALTKRVRAFVIPKGSDLKDKLKTYEDLIKPEFKKMIMVRSSNHIYNQSMLAAVIAHHGEDYALKWAKGVVANLARRPKGDDRYQVKAVANGIGEIGITNTYYVGKMIGSKSFSEREAVKGVEVIFPKFENGGTHINVSGAGVAKYAPHKENAIKFIEFLASPEAQELFANQNFEYPVTKGVKKNEVVQSWGSFTDDDISINTLGKYNAQAVKIFDLAGWK from the coding sequence ATGCTAAAGAGGTTAATTTTAGGTGCAATTTTATTATCTAGTTCTATTTTTGCATCTTCTGAAGTAAATGTATATTCTCACAGACATTATGATACAGATAAACAACTTTTTAAAATGTTTGAAGAAAAAACCAGAATAAAAGTAAATGTTGTAAAAGCAGATGCGAATGCTTTAATAAAAAGATTATCAAGTGAAGGTAAAAACTCTCCTGCGGATGTTTTAATAACTGTTGATGCGGGAAGACTTTATCAAGCAAAACAAAAAGGTCTTTTACAACCCATTGATTCTGAATATTTAAATAAAAATATACCTGAAAAGTTAAGAGATGAAGATAAACAATGGTTTGCTCTGACAAAAAGAGTAAGAGCTTTTGTCATTCCAAAAGGCAGTGATTTAAAAGATAAATTAAAAACATATGAGGATTTAATAAAACCTGAATTTAAAAAAATGATTATGGTAAGATCTTCAAATCATATTTACAATCAATCAATGCTTGCAGCCGTTATTGCTCATCACGGTGAAGATTATGCTTTAAAATGGGCAAAAGGTGTAGTTGCAAATTTGGCAAGAAGACCAAAAGGTGATGATAGATATCAGGTAAAAGCCGTAGCAAACGGGATCGGTGAAATTGGAATTACAAATACTTATTATGTAGGAAAAATGATAGGAAGTAAATCTTTTTCCGAAAGAGAAGCGGTAAAAGGTGTTGAAGTTATTTTCCCTAAATTCGAAAATGGAGGAACACATATAAACGTAAGTGGGGCAGGAGTTGCCAAATATGCTCCTCATAAAGAAAATGCGATAAAATTTATAGAGTTTTTAGCAAGTCCCGAAGCGCAAGAACTTTTTGCAAATCAAAATTTTGAATATCCTGTTACAAAAGGTGTGAAAAAAAATGAGGTGGTTCAATCATGGGGAAGTTTTACCGATGATGATATTTCAATTAACACTTTAGGAAAATATAACGCCCAAGCAGTAAAGATTTTTGATTTAGCCGGATGGAAATAA
- the rpsR gene encoding 30S ribosomal protein S18 has product MAERRKYGKKYCKYTEMKIDFIDYKNTDLLKLSMSERGKIMPRRLTGNSKNAQEMVEKAIKRARHMALVPYIVNTQNVTDAAYVK; this is encoded by the coding sequence ATGGCAGAAAGAAGAAAATACGGAAAAAAATATTGTAAATATACTGAGATGAAAATTGATTTCATTGATTATAAAAACACTGATTTATTAAAACTATCTATGAGTGAAAGAGGTAAAATTATGCCTAGAAGACTTACAGGGAATTCTAAAAATGCTCAAGAGATGGTAGAAAAAGCTATTAAAAGAGCTAGACATATGGCATTAGTTCCATATATTGTTAACACTCAAAACGTAACAGATGCAGCTTACGTAAAATAA
- a CDS encoding single-stranded DNA-binding protein: MYNKVILVGNLTRDIELRYMPNGSALAKSAIATSHRYKTNTGEQKEEVCFLDFNIFGRSAEVANQYLRKGSKVLLEGRLVFEQWTAQDGTNRSKHALRVDTMKMLDSKADSQNMSGANMNNQNSYNQNSYNPQGSQYNQPQNPQNDNMGQNNYGGMNSTSQRVPEQKIPEIDIDDDEIPF, from the coding sequence ATGTATAACAAAGTAATATTAGTAGGAAACCTGACAAGAGACATTGAACTTAGATACATGCCAAACGGTTCTGCTTTAGCAAAATCTGCAATAGCAACAAGTCATAGGTATAAAACAAATACAGGTGAACAAAAAGAAGAGGTATGTTTTTTAGATTTCAATATTTTTGGAAGAAGTGCCGAAGTTGCTAATCAATACTTAAGAAAAGGTTCTAAAGTTTTATTAGAAGGAAGATTAGTATTTGAACAATGGACGGCTCAAGACGGAACTAACAGAAGTAAACATGCTCTAAGAGTTGATACTATGAAAATGTTAGATAGTAAAGCCGATTCACAAAATATGTCGGGAGCAAATATGAATAATCAAAATTCATATAACCAAAACAGCTACAACCCGCAAGGTTCACAATATAATCAACCCCAAAATCCTCAAAACGATAATATGGGTCAAAACAACTATGGTGGTATGAACAGTACATCTCAAAGAGTACCTGAACAAAAAATACCTGAAATTGATATTGATGATGATGAAATACCTTTCTAG
- the rpsF gene encoding 30S ribosomal protein S6 yields MSRIKHYETMFILKPTLTEEETKAQIDLVKATIEKNGGEISSCDDMGTRQLAYEIQKNKRGYYFVIYFKCTTEGILEIERNYRINENIMRFIFIKYESKKEVAAWTKMSEEAAKKAN; encoded by the coding sequence ATGTCAAGAATAAAACATTATGAAACAATGTTTATTTTAAAGCCAACTCTAACAGAAGAAGAGACTAAGGCTCAAATCGATTTAGTAAAAGCTACAATCGAAAAAAACGGTGGTGAAATTTCATCTTGCGACGATATGGGAACAAGACAATTAGCTTATGAGATTCAAAAAAACAAAAGAGGTTACTATTTCGTAATTTACTTCAAATGTACAACTGAAGGAATCTTAGAAATAGAAAGAAACTACAGAATCAACGAAAATATTATGAGATTTATTTTCATTAAATATGAGAGTAAAAAAGAAGTCGCTGCATGGACAAAAATGAGCGAAGAGGCAGCTAAAAAAGCTAACTAA
- the holA gene encoding DNA polymerase III subunit delta — translation MYKNEFDNLLNQNVTFSAYMFYGQSNFLIEYYTDLLANRLGSFDEIEKLYFDDFDFKYAKDKLLQSSLFASNNILVIKLEKKLNKNEVTQLIEACNINKDSKVVFCCMDDSEFKTMAGYFTKKLNAVSVRMFNPFPNEAIRLIENHAKALNMRYELSAFNNLYFMHRQDLSLCINDLKKLAILDEVITSDLVYKHCFGIGAVNFEDFLHNLFASQDISDELEGLFEGGMNEIYLLNQISSFVQQLFMISSYIRVYGTANAKEILGFVPPKNVWEKKTRLAMNIKPEKFSEILQYLLNIELELKSSKISNQNLYLQASLRKISVLIR, via the coding sequence ATGTATAAAAATGAATTCGATAATCTGTTAAATCAAAACGTAACTTTTAGTGCTTATATGTTTTATGGGCAATCAAACTTTTTAATTGAGTATTATACTGATTTGCTTGCAAATAGACTCGGAAGTTTCGATGAAATAGAAAAGCTCTATTTTGATGATTTTGATTTTAAATACGCAAAAGACAAATTACTTCAATCTTCGCTTTTTGCTTCAAATAATATTTTGGTTATAAAATTGGAGAAAAAGCTTAATAAAAACGAAGTTACTCAGTTAATAGAAGCTTGTAATATAAATAAAGATTCTAAAGTTGTTTTTTGTTGTATGGATGACAGTGAATTCAAAACTATGGCAGGATATTTTACAAAAAAATTAAATGCGGTTAGCGTACGGATGTTTAATCCTTTTCCCAACGAAGCAATAAGACTTATCGAAAATCATGCAAAAGCTTTAAATATGAGATATGAACTTTCAGCTTTTAATAATCTTTACTTTATGCACAGACAAGATCTTAGTTTATGTATAAATGATTTAAAAAAATTAGCTATTTTAGATGAGGTTATAACTTCTGATTTAGTATATAAACACTGCTTTGGAATAGGGGCAGTCAATTTTGAAGATTTTTTGCATAATCTTTTTGCTTCCCAAGATATAAGTGATGAATTAGAAGGACTTTTTGAAGGAGGGATGAATGAAATTTATCTTTTAAATCAAATAAGTTCTTTTGTTCAACAGCTTTTTATGATAAGCTCTTATATAAGAGTTTACGGAACTGCAAACGCCAAAGAGATTTTAGGTTTTGTACCTCCTAAAAACGTATGGGAAAAGAAAACTAGGCTTGCTATGAATATAAAACCTGAAAAGTTTTCGGAAATTCTTCAATATCTTCTTAATATTGAACTTGAACTAAAATCCTCAAAAATCTCAAATCAAAATCTATATCTGCAAGCTTCTCTTAGGAAAATTTCAGTTTTAATTAGATAA
- a CDS encoding DsrE family protein yields the protein MQKEAKILWTTDNKETAMNMVLLYAHNAKIHGWMKEVSILVWGASQKLIIQDKEIQEKIKVMIDDGVKFTACLKCAENMEIAEGLEACHIDLFYTGELLSNWIKSGETVISV from the coding sequence ATGCAAAAAGAGGCAAAAATTTTATGGACTACAGATAATAAAGAGACAGCAATGAATATGGTACTTTTATATGCCCATAATGCAAAAATCCACGGTTGGATGAAAGAGGTTTCTATTTTAGTTTGGGGTGCAAGTCAAAAATTGATTATTCAAGATAAAGAGATTCAAGAAAAAATAAAAGTGATGATTGATGACGGTGTAAAATTTACCGCTTGTTTAAAATGTGCGGAAAATATGGAAATAGCAGAAGGGTTAGAAGCTTGCCATATTGATCTTTTTTATACGGGAGAGCTTTTAAGCAACTGGATAAAAAGCGGTGAAACGGTAATTAGTGTTTAA